AATTTGTATCCTTTATTATTGTAAAATTATTACATCACAACAACAAATTATATAAAATATTTTTAATATTTGCAAATATTAATTTATTAATATTATATTTCTTTAAATACCTTTTGCCTGTAGAGCTGTTACTGCAACAACATCTGCTATTTCGGAAGGAGTACACCCTCTGGATAAGTCATTTACCGGTTTACGCATACCCTGGGATA
The Atribacterota bacterium DNA segment above includes these coding regions:
- a CDS encoding phosphate acyltransferase; amino-acid sequence: MRKPVNDLSRGCTPSEIADVVAVTALQAKGI